Proteins found in one Podarcis muralis chromosome 5, rPodMur119.hap1.1, whole genome shotgun sequence genomic segment:
- the CDC20 gene encoding cell division cycle protein 20 homolog isoform X2, which produces MAQFLFESDLHGLLKLDAPIPNVPPARWQRKAKEAAAASSGHTPDATAPSPMKPANRPHSTSKTPSKTPGKSGSKAQNTPNKTGGDRYIPNRSAMQMDVASFLLTKEESSDDTPTKKEHQKAWAMNLNGFDVEEAKILRLSGKPQNAPEGYQNNLKVLYSQKNTPGSSRKNGRYIASMSDRILDAPDIRNDYYLNLIDWSALNFLAVALDKTVYLWNYESREIIQLMQMEHPDDYISSVSWIKEGNYLAIGTSNAEVQLWDIQQKKRLRNMVSHSSRVSSLSWNSHILSSGSRTGHIHHHDVRVAEHHVATLAGHTQEVCGLKWSPDGRYLASGGNDNLVNVWPSIQGDSGSFQPVQTFTQHQGAVKAVAWSPWQSNVLATGGGTSDRHIRIWSVCSGTCLNTVDAQSQVCAVLWSTNYKELVSGHGFAQNQLVVWKYPSMSKVTELKGHTARVLSLTMSPDGSTVASAAADETLRLWRCFELDPARKKEKDSSTKSSIIHQGIR; this is translated from the exons ATGGCACAGTTCCTGTTTGAAAGTGACTTGCACGGGCTGTTGAAGCTAGATGCCCCTATTCCCAATGTCCCTCCTGCCCGATGGCAGCGCAAAGCCAAGGAGGCTGCTGCCGCCAGCTCTGGACATACCCCAGATGCTACAGCTCCTTCACCCATGAAGCCAGCTAACAGACCTCACAGCACAAGCAAGACCCCCTCCAAGACACCAG GCAAGTCTGGTTCTAAAGCACAAAACACTCCAAACAAAACTGGAGGGGACAGATACATTCCTAATCGCAGTGCTATGCAAATGGATGTGGCCAGCTTCCTCTTGACAAAAGAGGAGTCTTCTGATGATACCCCCACCAAGAAG GAGCATCAGAAGGCCTGGGCAATGAACCTGAATGGCTTTGATGTAGAAGAGGCAAAGATCCTGCGACTGAGTGGAAAGCCTCAGAATGCCCCTGAAG gaTACCAGAACAATCTCAAAGTGCTCTACAGCCAGAAGAACACACCAGGCTCCTCTCGGAAGAATGGTAGATACATAGCCTCCATGTCAGACCGGATTCTGGACGCCCCAGACATCCGCAACGACTACT ATCTGAACCTCATTGACTGGAGCGCCCTCAACTTCCTGGCTGTGGCTCTGGATAAAACAGTGTATCTGTGGAACTATGAGTCCCGAGAAATAATCCAGCTCATGCAGATGGAACACCCAGATGACTACATCTCCTCCGTGTCTTGGATCAAAGAGGGAAACTACCTTGCAATTGGCACAAGTAACGCAGAGGTTCAG TTATGGGACATCCAGCAGAAGAAGCGTCTACGAAACATGGTCAGTCACTCATCCCGTGTGAGCTCCCTGAGCTGGAACAGCCATATTCTATCCAG CGGGTCACGGACCGGTCACATTCATCATCATGATGTTCGTGTGGCAGAGCACCATGTGGCAACACTTGCTGGCCATACGCAAGAAGTGTGTGGGCTCAAGTGGTCACCTGATGGTCGCTATCTGGCCAGTGGAGGAAATGATAACCTGGTAAATGTCTGGCCAAGCATCCAAGGGGATAGTGGATCATTTCAGCCTGTGCAGACTTTCACACAGCATCAAGGAGCTGTTAAG GCTGTAGCTTGGAGTCCATGGCAGTCCAATGTGCTGGCAACGGGAGGTGGAACAAGTGACCGGCATATAAGGATCTGGAGTGTGTGCTCGGGTACCTGCCTCAATACAGTGGATGCACAGTCTCAG GTGTGTGCAGTACTTTGGTCTACAAACTACAAAGAACTTGTGTCTGGTCATGGCTTTGCCCAGAACCAGCTCGTGGTATGGAAATACCCATCCATGTCCAAGGTCACAGAGTTAAAAG GTCACACAGCTAGAGTGCTAAGCCTGACTATGAGTCCAGATGGGTCCACAGTGgcctcagcagcagcagatgaAACACTGAGGCTCTGGCGGTGTTTCGAGCTGGACCCAGCCCGTAAGAAGGAGAAAGACAGCAGCACCAAGAGTAGCATTATCCATCAAGGCATCCGCTGA
- the CDC20 gene encoding cell division cycle protein 20 homolog isoform X1: protein MAEGLGRVSSRSRKKRPIHMAQFLFESDLHGLLKLDAPIPNVPPARWQRKAKEAAAASSGHTPDATAPSPMKPANRPHSTSKTPSKTPGKSGSKAQNTPNKTGGDRYIPNRSAMQMDVASFLLTKEESSDDTPTKKEHQKAWAMNLNGFDVEEAKILRLSGKPQNAPEGYQNNLKVLYSQKNTPGSSRKNGRYIASMSDRILDAPDIRNDYYLNLIDWSALNFLAVALDKTVYLWNYESREIIQLMQMEHPDDYISSVSWIKEGNYLAIGTSNAEVQLWDIQQKKRLRNMVSHSSRVSSLSWNSHILSSGSRTGHIHHHDVRVAEHHVATLAGHTQEVCGLKWSPDGRYLASGGNDNLVNVWPSIQGDSGSFQPVQTFTQHQGAVKAVAWSPWQSNVLATGGGTSDRHIRIWSVCSGTCLNTVDAQSQVCAVLWSTNYKELVSGHGFAQNQLVVWKYPSMSKVTELKGHTARVLSLTMSPDGSTVASAAADETLRLWRCFELDPARKKEKDSSTKSSIIHQGIR, encoded by the exons ATGGCGGAAGGGCTCGGCAGAGTTTCCTCCAGATCGAGAAAAAAG CGCCCTATTCATATGGCACAGTTCCTGTTTGAAAGTGACTTGCACGGGCTGTTGAAGCTAGATGCCCCTATTCCCAATGTCCCTCCTGCCCGATGGCAGCGCAAAGCCAAGGAGGCTGCTGCCGCCAGCTCTGGACATACCCCAGATGCTACAGCTCCTTCACCCATGAAGCCAGCTAACAGACCTCACAGCACAAGCAAGACCCCCTCCAAGACACCAG GCAAGTCTGGTTCTAAAGCACAAAACACTCCAAACAAAACTGGAGGGGACAGATACATTCCTAATCGCAGTGCTATGCAAATGGATGTGGCCAGCTTCCTCTTGACAAAAGAGGAGTCTTCTGATGATACCCCCACCAAGAAG GAGCATCAGAAGGCCTGGGCAATGAACCTGAATGGCTTTGATGTAGAAGAGGCAAAGATCCTGCGACTGAGTGGAAAGCCTCAGAATGCCCCTGAAG gaTACCAGAACAATCTCAAAGTGCTCTACAGCCAGAAGAACACACCAGGCTCCTCTCGGAAGAATGGTAGATACATAGCCTCCATGTCAGACCGGATTCTGGACGCCCCAGACATCCGCAACGACTACT ATCTGAACCTCATTGACTGGAGCGCCCTCAACTTCCTGGCTGTGGCTCTGGATAAAACAGTGTATCTGTGGAACTATGAGTCCCGAGAAATAATCCAGCTCATGCAGATGGAACACCCAGATGACTACATCTCCTCCGTGTCTTGGATCAAAGAGGGAAACTACCTTGCAATTGGCACAAGTAACGCAGAGGTTCAG TTATGGGACATCCAGCAGAAGAAGCGTCTACGAAACATGGTCAGTCACTCATCCCGTGTGAGCTCCCTGAGCTGGAACAGCCATATTCTATCCAG CGGGTCACGGACCGGTCACATTCATCATCATGATGTTCGTGTGGCAGAGCACCATGTGGCAACACTTGCTGGCCATACGCAAGAAGTGTGTGGGCTCAAGTGGTCACCTGATGGTCGCTATCTGGCCAGTGGAGGAAATGATAACCTGGTAAATGTCTGGCCAAGCATCCAAGGGGATAGTGGATCATTTCAGCCTGTGCAGACTTTCACACAGCATCAAGGAGCTGTTAAG GCTGTAGCTTGGAGTCCATGGCAGTCCAATGTGCTGGCAACGGGAGGTGGAACAAGTGACCGGCATATAAGGATCTGGAGTGTGTGCTCGGGTACCTGCCTCAATACAGTGGATGCACAGTCTCAG GTGTGTGCAGTACTTTGGTCTACAAACTACAAAGAACTTGTGTCTGGTCATGGCTTTGCCCAGAACCAGCTCGTGGTATGGAAATACCCATCCATGTCCAAGGTCACAGAGTTAAAAG GTCACACAGCTAGAGTGCTAAGCCTGACTATGAGTCCAGATGGGTCCACAGTGgcctcagcagcagcagatgaAACACTGAGGCTCTGGCGGTGTTTCGAGCTGGACCCAGCCCGTAAGAAGGAGAAAGACAGCAGCACCAAGAGTAGCATTATCCATCAAGGCATCCGCTGA